GGTTCGTGACGATGATTGAGCTGCCCCGCGCCCCGGCTCATGTCGAGCCCTATATCGAGGCCCTGGGCTTCGATCTCGCCGTCGAGTTCCTTTTGGAGTTCGGCGGCACGGCCGTTTATCTGCCCGACCGCGCCGGTGGGCGCGGCGAGGTCGAGCGCTTCCTCGGCGCCGAGAAACTCAAGGCGCTGAAGGGGCAGGAGCACCGGATGAGCGCCCGGGTGCCGCGCCCTAAGCGGTGGCTTGCCATGGTGCTGCGCGCCCAGGGCTTGTCAGAAGCGCGAACCGCGCGCAAAGTGGGCGTGACCGACAAGACCATCCGCCAATGGATGCGCGGTCCCGGCGGAAACGCCTCCCAACTCTCCCTTTTCTGACCCGCCTACAAGACTACCCCGCACCACGCGTGCGAATGTCTTGGGGCACCCTTCAAGAGCCATTCTGACACGGAAGTCGGCGGTCACGTCCGCCATGAACTCCGTCCGAGGTCAGAATGCAGACATCACAAAAAGGCATCGCGTTTCTGGAGCGGCATGAAGGTGTCGTCCTGAAAGCCTACCGTGACCCCGTCGGGGTCTGGACCATCGGCGCCGGGCTCACCGCCGCGTCGGGCGTGGTCAAGCCCAAGGCGGGCATGAAGATCACCGAGGCCGAGGCTTCGAAGCTGCTGGCCGAGGCGCTCTCGCGCAACTACGAGCCCGCCGTGCGCCTCGCCATGCCCTGTGCAGAGCAGCACGAGTTCGACGGCGGCATCAGCTTTCACTGGAACACCGGCGCGATCTCGCGCGCGAGCTGGGTCAAGTCCTGGCTGATGAAGAGCTGGGCGCTGGTCGAAAGCGGCCTCGCTCTCTGGAACAAGGGCGGCGGTAAGGTGCTGCCTGGGCTCGAACGCCGCCGTCACGAAGAGTACCTGGTGATCCGCAGCGGGCTCTACGCAGGTGCGGTGAACCCCGGCGCGTCTGCCATCAATGCCAGCGTCGTGCTGCCGCTGACTCGCATCGAGCTTGCGGACATCCATGCGGCTTTCCGCACCCTTGGTTACGAGCCCGGCAGCGAGCCTTCTGCCATCCGCGCCGCCGCAGTCGTGAAGTTCCAGCGCGATCACGACCTGACCGTCGATGCGGTCATAGGCAAGGCCACTCTCAGCACACTGCAGCGCCGCCTCGATGCGATCGAGAAGGCCAAGGCCGACGTCGCTGCGGCGGCGGTGGGCGGCGGCGGCTCCGTCGCTGCGCCCCAGGCCCCCGGCCTCGACGCGCTGCCGATCGCGGAGTGGCTGCCCTGGGCGGCCGGCGCGCTGATCCTCGCCTGGGCGCTATGGCGCGCCTGGCAGTACCGCGACGTCCTGGCCGCGAAGCTCCAGCGCATCTTCCCCGGCATTTCCCGCATCCTTCGGAGGTTCTGACATGTCCGCGTCCGCTCTCATCTCGCTTGCCGGCTCGATCGGCGCGCCGCTTATCGAGCAGGTCCTCGCCAAGCGCATCGGCGCTGGTAACGCCGACCTGGTCGCCAACGTGCTGGCGGAGATCGCCGGCCAGCTCGGGGTTGCGCCCGAGGAGATCGAGGGGCTGGCACAGTCTGATCCGGGGCGTGTCGAGACGGCGATAATCGAGGCTGAAGCCACGCTCGGTGAGCGGGTCGCGCTCTACACGCAGGGGCTCGAATACCAGCTCGCAGCGCTGAAGGCGGAGGCGGGCGATCCGGTCTGGATGCGCGCCTGGCGCCCGGCGGGCATGTATGTGCTCGGCTTCCTCTGGGTCTGGGCAATAGTCTTGCTGCACGTCGCCAACGCCATCTTCAAGATCGCGTTGCCGCAGCCCGACCTCTGGGTGCTGTTCCAGCTCACCGCCCTCTACATGACGCTCTACATGGGCGGCCACACCTTCAAGGATTTCGTCTCCACCCGCTGGGGCGGGAAAGGGGGTGCGGCATGATGCGCGCCCTCGGCCGAGCGGCCCTGGTCTTTACCCTTGCGCTGATCGCGGTGGCGCTGAGCCTCACCGCCGCCCTGGCGCAGGAGTTCGAAGCCTGCGCGCCGCGCGGTACGATGGTCGAGATGCTGAGCGAGGTCTTCGGTGAGGAACCTCGCGCGATCGGGCTCACCGGAGACGAGCGGATGATGGAGCTCTTCGTCTCGGAAGCCGGGACCTGGACCATCCTGCTTACCACCGCAACCGGCATCTCCTGCCCGATCTCGGAGGGCAGCTCGTTTGAAAGGCGGACGCCGCCCGGGAGCGGCCCGACGTGGTGATTGATCTCGACCTCTTCATGAAGCTCGCCTCCTTCGGCCTGTCGATCGGCGCGATGGTCTACGCCTTCTTTGCCAATCGGCAGAAGGGGAACGACGAGCGGTTCGAGGTGGGCTCGAAACGCATGGATCGGCACGAGCTCCGCATCCAGGCGCTGGAGCAGTCGATCCGCATCCTGCCCACCCGCGACGACATCCACGAGCTGCAGCTCATGCTCGCGCGGCTCAACGGGAACATGGAGCGCATGGATGCCCACATGGGCGGCCAGCAAGAAATCATCAAGCGGCTCGAACTCGTCGTTGCCCGCCAAGAAGACCACCTTCTGAAAGGACAAAAGGGATGAGCTACGCTGACGAACTGCGCGAGCATGCCCGCATCGCCATTCTGCGTCTGCTCGAAGACGCGCCGCGCTACACCTCCAACGTGTCGATGATGACCGACCTGCTGCGCCGGCTTGGCATCGGCTACACCCGCGACCAGGTCGCCGGCGAAATCCGCTGGCTCGAGGAGCAGGGGCTGCTGACCAGCGAGGACCTCTCGGGCTTCATCATCGCCACGGCCACCGTGCGCGGTATCGAGGTGGCGCAGGGAATCGTGACCTACCCCGGCGTCCAGCGCCCCCGGCCGGGGGCGTGAGCCATGCCGGTCCCCGCCAAACTGGACCTCATGCCCGAGGAGCTGCGCACCTGGTTGCGTGAGGCGCTGGAAGCCCGCGGCTTCGGCGACATTGTCTCGGTCACCGAGGAGTTAAACTTCCGGCTGCAGGAGCAGGGGCTCGAGCTCAGCGTCGGCAAGACGGCCGTCGGCAAGTTTTCCAAGGCCCTGAAGGACCAGCGCGAGGCCTTCTCGCTCGCCGAGACGCTGCTTTCCGACATGGACATCGAGGCCGAGGGCGAGATGCACAAGGTCCTCATGCAGATGATCGCCACCTCCGCCGTCCACATGATGCAGGCCGTGCGCGAAGACGACGGACACCTCGAGCCCAAGGACCTGATGAACCTCGGCCGCATGCTCAAGGACCTCATGTCGAGCTCGGGCATGCGCGAGAAGCTTCTCGCCGACGAGCGCGCCCGCGTCTCGCGCCTGGCGAAAGAAGAGGCTGCCGAGAGCATCGAACAGAACGCTCGGCAACTCGGGCTCACCGCCGCGACGGTCGCGGGCATCAAGTCGCAAATCCTCGGAGTGCAAGCATGATCCGCGCCATCCATTTTGCCGACATCGGCGAGTTCCGCAAAGGTCGCGTGTCTGGCAGCGTGCTTTTCACCAACCACGTGGATCACCCGAACGAGCAGGGCACGCTTCTCTTCTTCTGCCCCTGCGGCTGTGGCGCGCAGAACCGGATCACCGTCGGCGAGGGTTTCAAGCCGAACATCCACGCGCCGTCCTGGCACTGGGATGGAAACCGCGTTGATCCGACCTTGAAGCCCTCTGTCAACGTGGAGGGCCACTGGCATGGCTGGCTGCGCGGCGGCTACTGGGAGGTCTGCTGATGCGGCGCATGTTCCAGAGTCTCGCGGCCTTCCTGATCTCCGATCACGCGCCGATCCGCCCGAGCTTTGCGCCGCGGCGCGCGGAGCCTCGGGTCACTGATCCCGCCAAGCGCAAGGCGCGCCAGGCGCAGAAGCGGGCGCGGAAAATCACGCGCTATTCACGCAAGCGGGGCAAGTGATGGCGGAAGCTCTCACCGACGCCGAATGGGACGAGCTGCGGGCCGAGAGCCGGCAGACGCTGCCCGAGGCACTCGACGCATCGCGCGGACTTCCGGCCGTGCTCCTGCGCTACCAGGCGAAGCTACTCGCCACCACGGCGGTCACCCAGCTGGTGGTCTGCGAGAAGTCGCGCCGGATCGGGATGACCTGGGCGGTGGCGGCCGACGCCACGCTCACCGCCGGCTCGCAGCGCGCGGCCGGGGGCATGGATGTGCTCTACATCGGCTACAACCTCGATATGGCGCGCGAGTTCATCGACACCTGCGCCATGTGGGCGCGGGCCTTCATTCCCGCGGCCTCGGGCGTCGAGGAGTTCCTCTTCAAGGACCAGGGCGAGGGCGGCGAGGACAAAGACATCAACGCCTTCCGGATCAAGTTCGCCTCCGGCTACGAGATCGTCGCGCTGACCTCCAAGCCGCGCTCGTTGCGCGGTCGCCAGGGCTTTGTCATCTTCGACGAGGCCGCGTTCCACGACGAGCTCGCCGAGCTGCTGAAGGCCGCCATGGCGCTGCTGATGTGGGGCGGCAAGGTGCTGGTCATCTCGACCCACGATGGCGCGGACAACCCCTTCAACCTGCTCGTGCGCGACATCCGCTCGGGCGAGCGCGCGGGCGAGGTGGTCACGGTCACCTTTGAAGACGCCATTGAAGACGGGCTTTACGAGCGCATCGCCCTGACCACCGGTAAGTCGGACACCGCCGAGGCGAAGCAGGCGTGGATCGACAGCATCATGGCCTTCTACGGCCAGGACGCCGACGAGGAGCTGCACTGCATCCCCAAGGCGGGCTCTGGCGTCTGGCTCTCGGCCCCGCTGATCGAGGCGCGCATGACGGCCGAGGCCCCGGTGCTGACGCTCGAGCTGCCCGGCGACTACCTTCAGCGCACCGATGCCGACCGGGCGGAGCTGATGCGGCCCTTCATGGCTGAGCTCGAGGCGGCACTCTCGCTCCTGGACCTCGAGCCGCACTATGCGGCGGGCTTCGACTTCGCACGCGTGGCCGACCTCTCGGTGCTCTCGCTGCTCTCGATCGAGAAGAACCTGCATCGCCGCGAGGCGCTCTCCATCGAGCTGCGCAACGTGCCCGGCCAAGAGCAGATCGCCATCGTCGGCGACGTGCTCTCCTCCGTCCGGCCGCGGCTCCTGGGTGCGGCCTTCGACGCTACCGGCATGGGCTGGATCGTGGCCGAAGAGATGGGCCGGCGCTTCGGCCTCCGCGAGAACGAAGACAGCGGCGGGCTGATCTGGGCCATCAAGTTCTCCGAGGATTGGTATCGCCAGCACATGCCGCCGCTGAAGAAGGCCTTCGAAGACGGCACGCTCTGGCTCGGCCCAAGCGACGATCACGTCACCGACCTGCGCATCGTCCGCGAACTCCGCGGTGTGCCGCGCGTGCCGCCAGTGCGCACTGGCGAGAAGGGCCTGAAGCGCCACGGCGACTATGCCATCGGCCTTGCCCTGGCGCACTTCGCCAGCCGCATGCGCTGGGTTCAATACGACTACCGCGCGGTCAGCGCCCCGACCTCGGCCGGCGATGTGCCGGATGAAGCGTACGCGCCGCGCCCCTGGTACCGCCAGCCGCTCGGCGCTGGCCTGAGAGGAGGCATTTGAGATGGTGAACCGACCCCAGCTCGTCGACCAGTGGGGGCGCCCGGTGAAGCGTGCCGAGCTCCGTAAGGAGGTCTCAGCGCCGACACTCAGCGGCGTGCGCTCGCCCATCTCGGGCTATCCCGGTAACGGGCTCACGCCCGACCGTTTGGCGGTGATCCTGCGCGAGGCCGATGCGGGCGATCCGATCCGTTACCTCGAGCTCGCCGAGACGATCGAGGAGCGCGATCCGCACTACGCCGGCGTGATCGCGACCCGGAAGCGCTCGGTCAGCCAGGTGGAGATGACAGTCGAGGATGGCGGCGAGACCTCGCATGATCTCGAGATGGCGCAGATGGTGCGCGACTGGCTCGATCGGGACGAGCTCGCCGACGAAACCTTCCATATCCTCGACGCGATCGGGAAGGGCTACAGCTTCACCGAGATCATCTGGGATACGTCCATGGGGCAGTGGATGCCCGAGCGGCTCGAGTACCGCGACCCGCGCTGGTTCCGCTTCGCGAGGCACGATCTTTCCACTCCGATGATGATCGGGGAGACCGGCCAGGAAGAGGAGATGGAGGCCTTCAAGTTCATCCATGCTCGGATCGCGGCCAAGAGCGGCCTGGCGCTGCGCAGCGGTCTTGCGCGGCTCGCGACCTGGAACTGGATGTTCAAGGCCTACACCCAGCGCGACTGGGCGATCTTCACCCAGACCTATGGCCAGCCGATCCGCATCGGCAAGTACGGCCCGGGCGCCGATCAGAAGGATCAGGACACGCTTTTCCGGGCCGTGGCGAACATCGGCGGCGATTGTGCAGCGATCATCCCCGACAGCATGATGATCGAGTTCGTCGAGGCGAAAAGCATCGGCTCGTCGACCGACCACTACGAGCGGCGCGCGGACTGGCTCGACAAGCAGATCTCGAAAGCCGTGCTCGGCCAGACCGCCACCACCGACGCCGAGACCGGCGGGCTGGGATCGGGCAAGGAGCACCGCGAGGTCCAGAAGGACATCGAGACGGCGGACTGCAGGGCGCTGGCCGCAATCCTCAATCGCGATCTGATCCGGCCCTGGATCGATCTGGAGTACGGTCCGCAGAAGCGCTATCCTCGTCTTCGGATCGCCCGGCCTGAGCCGGAAGACCTGAAGGCCTTCTCGGACGCCATCGCGCCGATGATCGATCGGGGGCTTCGCGTGTCTGCCTCGGATGTCCTCGACAAGTTCGGGATGCGCGAGGCACCCGCGAGCGCCAAAATCCTCACTCCGATGGCGGCAACCGCCGCGCAGCCGCACCCTGAGACCGGCGGATCGGGCGCAGTGCCCCCGGAGAGCGCCGTTCAATACCCATTCAATACCCGACTCGGTCAGCCGGGACCACGCGCCCCCCTCCAGACCCAAACGCGCTCTACGGGCCTCTCAGAGCCTCTGGGGGTTTCGGTGGATCGGCTGCAGCAGGAGGCCGCGCCGGACATCGAGCGCATGCTCGAGCAGATCGAGGTGATGCTCGAGGCCGCAACCTCGCTCGATGAGGCCAAGGCCATGCTGCTCGAAGCCTATCCCGATCTCGAAAGCGATGGGCTTGCCGATCTCTTCGCCGAGGCCTTCCTCGCGGCGGAAGCCGGCGGGCGGGCTCTGATCGAGGCCGAGGCGGAGGAAGCTGATGGCTGAGCTCTCGGGCGTCTTCCGCCGGCCGTTCGCGCAGCAGGTCGCGGCCTTCCGGCTGCGGCTGCGCAACCTGGTATCGACGTCGCGCTGGGATGATCTGCGCAAGGGCCAGCACGATCGTGGCTTCATGGTGGCGGGCGCGCTCAAGGCCGACCTGCTGGCAGACCTCGCCACGGCGGTGGACAAGGCGATCTCAGAGGGCACCACGCTTGACGAGTTCCGCCGCGACTTCCGCGCCATCGTCGAGAAGCGCGGCTGGCACGGTTGGACCGGCGAAGGCACCGAAGTGGGCGAGGCGTGGCGCACGCGAGTGATCTACCGCACCAACATGCGCACCAGCTACATGGCGGGGCGCTATGCCCAGCTCACCGAGGGCAACTTCGCCCTCTGGGTCTACTTTCATGGCGGCTCAACCGAGCCGCGGCTCAATCACCTGGCATGGAACGGCATCGCACTCCCGCCGGATCATCCATTCTGGGGCGAGCGCTTCCCGCCGAATGGCTGGGGCTGCAGCTGCTACGTCTCGGGCGCCAGGACCGCCGCCGGCGTGCGGCGTCTGGGCGGCGATCCCGACAAGGCGCTGCCCGATGACTGGAAGTCGATCGATCCGAAGACCGGCGAGCCGCAGGGCGTCGGCAAGGGCTGGGGCTACGCACCAGGGGCGAACACGGTCGAGGAGATCATCAGGCTCGCGGGCGAAAAGGCTGTGGCGCTGCCTCCCGAGCTCGCGCGGCCCTTCCTGCAGGAGCTGCTGGAGCGGTTCGAGGACACTGAGCTGGCACGCGCCTTGCGCGAGCTTCTCGATCGGCTCGGGTAGGGAGGCGCAATGATCCGCGTCGATCTCACCACAAACGAAATCTCGGCCGCTCTGAAGCGCGTCTCGGACGCTCTCTCGGACCTGTCTCCGCTGATGCAGGATATCGGCGAGTACATGGTGAAGAGCACGAAGGATAACTTCGCCGATGCCGAGAGCCCGGACGGCAAGAAGTGGGCACCGCGCAAGCAATCGACGATGGACGCCTATGCCAGACGCAAGGACACGCCGGGTCCGACGCCGCTCATTGGCCCGACCAAATCCCTCTCCGGAACGATCAGCTACGAGGCCAGCGGCGACAGCGTCGAATGGGGCTCGAAGATGATCTACGCGGCGGTCCAGCAGTTCGGCGCCGAGGCGGGCGAGTTCGGGGCGCGTATGGGCGTGAACAAGAAGGGCCAGCGGTTCTTCATGCCGATCCCCTGGGGAAACATCCCGGCGCGTCCCTTCCTAGGAATAGGACGCGAACAGGAGCTAGAAGTCATGGAGTTGGTCGCTGAGCACCTTGCCAATGCGGCCCGCTGAAAAGGTCCTCGAAGATAGAGGGTTATTTGAATGACGGGGCGATGTATTCTGAGATCATCTGCTGTACAGTGTCTTGGTCGGCTTCGATGAATGCGCTGCGGATTATTTCCTGGACCTCTTCTGAATACGCTTCAGACAGGCTTGCTGGACGGGGGAAACCTTGGTCTTTGACTTCTAAGATCTCAAATATCGCTTCGTCAGTAAGTTCTAGTGAAGCGCTCAGCGTTTCTAGCGGCACTGTTGTGGTCGTGACCGCGGCGCAGATATCAAAACATGGGGGATCGGGTTCGAAAGGATATGGCGTACAAGGGCACTGCGGACCATCTTGAGCAAGAGAGCTCAGCGGGGCTAGCGAAACGGCAACCCCCAATATTGCTTGAGCGATTTTCAAAGGCCTTACTCCTCTGCGACTTCTCTAAAATACATCCACCAAAAGACGTAGAGCGCAAGCCAAACGGCCATGATCCCGACAGACCACTTAAGCCACAGAATCTGGCTTCCGAAATTCTCGTTGATGCTGCGATGAACGTGCGTCGCCGTGTCGCTGCCCACGTAGATCAGTGAAATGGCGTGCCTGGCCACAAGGTCACCATAGTAGATCGAGATCCCTAACAGAAACCAAGCTGGAACAAAGAGCATATATATACTTCGGCCTGCGGCTGACTTCGGAGAAACATGCGATGTGCCAATGACTGTTGCAAGTGAGCCCCCCAGCAATGCGAGAGCCCAAGTCGTGTGTTGGGCCGTGCTGTTCAAGATTGGCTCAAGTTGATCGACACTAATGTTCATTGGGAATCTCTGAATCACGAAATGAATTTCCAACTACGCGCGCTCATCTTGGCACGTTTCTCACAAAGTTCAACGGGGCGCTCATAAGGGCTGAGAATCGTCTTCACTTCGAGCATTGACGGCACTGCCGGGGCGGCGCAGGCTGCCCGCATAGAACCTCGGGTCTTACCCCGCACCACGCGTGCGAATGTATCGGATCGGCGTGCTTCGGCAATCTCGCCTCATGACCGATACCGTCCTCATTCCTCTCTCCGCGCTCGAACTTCCCGGGGCATCCGCCGCCGGGCCTGTCCCCGAGTGGATCCACCTGGTCCCGAAGGGCCGGTTCAAGGCGCGTGATGGCCGCGGCCCCTGGAGCTACCAGGACGCCGCCGCCACGATCGAGGAGAGCTTCCGCCGCAGGGCCAAGCTCCACGTCGATCTCAACCACTCCACCGAGACCGCCGCCAAGCTTGGGCTCGAGGCCCCGGCCGTCGGCTACATCACCGAGATGGAAGAGCGCGAGAACGGCATCTGGGGACGCGTCGACTGGACGTCGCGCGGCACCGAGCTGCTCAGCGATCGCGCCTATTGGGGCGTCTCTCCGGTCATCGAGTTCGACGAGCGCACGAGGGAGGTGCGGGCCATCGCGCGCGCCGCACTGACCAACGACCCCTCGGTCGCAAATCTCACACCGCTCAGCACGAAGGAGACGGACATGTTCCTGAGCAAGGTGGCCAAGTCGCTTGGCCTCTCCGAGGATGCCTCGGAGGAAGACGTTCTCGCCGCCCTGGAAAAGGCGAAGGACCCGACCGAAGTGCCGAACGAGGCACTCTCGACCATCGGCTCCGCCCTGGGCATCGAAGGCGAGGCGAGCCTGACCGCCATCCTCGCCACCGCCAGCGGCCTGCGGTCCGCCAGCACGGACCAGGGCCAGGCGCTCGCCGCGCTGCAGACCGAGGTCACCGAGCTGCGCGAGGGCAACAAGAAGCGCGATGCCGAGGCCTTCGTTGACCAGGCGATCCGCGACAAGCGCGTCGGCGTGAAGGCGTCCCGCGAGAACTACGTCGCGCTGCACATGGAGAACCCCCAGCGTGCCCGCGACCTGATCGCCGCCCTGCCGACGCTTGGCGCCAGCCCGACCTCGATCGAGCCGCCGAAGCCCGCCGACGGTCAGGCCGCGCTCAGCACCGAGCAGCGCCAGATCGCCGACCTGATCGGCGTCGATCCGGCGGCTATGCAAAAGACCCTTCGTGAAGAGGAGAGCCAGCAATGACCGCGCTGACCCAGGGCCGTCTGACGCCCCGCCGCGATGGCGACTACCGCGCCGGCGCGGTTGCGGCATCCACCACCATCTACCCCGGCGCCATGGTGATGCGCGACGCATCGGGCAACCTGGTCGAAGGCCAGACCGCCACCGGGCTCACCGGCGTCGGCGTGGCCGAGGCACTGGCGGACAACGCCGCGGGCTCGGCAGGCGATCTGACCGTGCGCTACCGCCCGGGCGTCTTCCACATGGCGAACTCGGCGAGCACCGACGAGATCGCTGCCGCCGACATCGGGGCCGTCTGCTACGCGGTGGACGATCAGACCGTGGCGAAGACCGACGGCACCTCGACCCGTTCCCCGGCCGGCATCGTCGATGACGTGGACGCCGGCGGCGTCTGGGTCCGCTTCGACGAAGCGCTCACCGGCGCCTTCGCCTGATCCTGACAGGAGACCACTTCCATGTTCATCACCTCTACCGCAGTTGCGGCGCTCCGGGCCGGGTTCAAAACCGAGTTCCAGCGCGCCCTGGGCGAAGCCCCCACGATGCGCGATCGCGTCGCGATGACGATCCGCTCGAACACCGGCGAGAACACCTACGGCTGGCTCAAGCAGATGAGCGGCATGACCGAGTGGATCGGCCCGCGTCAGATCGATGGCATGTCCGAGGCTGGCTACACGATCCGCAACAAGCACTTCCAGAAATCCGTGGAAGTGAACCGCAACGACATCGAAGACGACAACCTCGGCGTCTACACGCCCATGTTCACCATGATGGGCGAGGCGGCGGGCAGCTATCCCGAGCAGCTGGTGTGGAACCTGCTGAAGGCGGGCTTCGAGACCGAGTGCTGGGACGGCCAGAACTTCTTCGACACCGATCACCCGATCACCGGCGAGGATGGCGAGGAGACGGTCTTCTCGAACTCCGGCGGCGGCTCGGGCACGCCCTGGTTCCTGCTCTGCACCAACCGCGCGCTCAAGCCGGTCATCCTGCAGGAGCGCAAGCCGATCACCTTCACCTCGAAGGATCGCGACACCGACGACAACGTGTTCACCAACAACACCTTCGTCTACGGCGCGGACTGGCGTGGCAACGTGGGCTTTGGCGTGCCGCAGATGGCCTATGGCTCGAAGCAGACGCTCGACGCCACCAGCTACGGCGCGGCCTATGCGGCGGTCGAGGGCATGAAGGGGGATGGCGGGCGTCCGCTCGGCCTCAAGCCCAACCTGCTCGTCGTGCCGCCGAGCCTGCGCTCCGCCGCTCAGAAGCTGCTCAACTCCGAGTATGCCGCCGGCGGTGAGAGCAACGAGTGGAAAGGCACCGCCGAGCTGCTCGTCGTGCCCTGGCTCGCCTGATCCGAGGGCTGAGCCATGAGCGAGAAAACCCCTGAACGCATCGCCCTGGAGGAGACGGCCAAAGAGCTTGGCCTCTCCATCCCGGGCAACATCGGCGACGCGAAGCTCGCCGATCGCGTGGCCAAGGCGGAAGCCAAGGCCAAGAAGACGCCACCCCCGGCCGCTGTCACTCCGGCGGCATCGGGAGCGGCCCCGGCGGGGGAGAGGGACGGCCTCCCCGCCGGCACCGATCCTGCGGGCGCAGAAGCGCAATCCGATGCAGGCGAGGCGCAGCCCATGGT
The sequence above is a segment of the Alloyangia pacifica genome. Coding sequences within it:
- a CDS encoding helix-turn-helix domain-containing protein — protein: MIELPRAPAHVEPYIEALGFDLAVEFLLEFGGTAVYLPDRAGGRGEVERFLGAEKLKALKGQEHRMSARVPRPKRWLAMVLRAQGLSEARTARKVGVTDKTIRQWMRGPGGNASQLSLF
- a CDS encoding glycoside hydrolase family protein, which produces MQTSQKGIAFLERHEGVVLKAYRDPVGVWTIGAGLTAASGVVKPKAGMKITEAEASKLLAEALSRNYEPAVRLAMPCAEQHEFDGGISFHWNTGAISRASWVKSWLMKSWALVESGLALWNKGGGKVLPGLERRRHEEYLVIRSGLYAGAVNPGASAINASVVLPLTRIELADIHAAFRTLGYEPGSEPSAIRAAAVVKFQRDHDLTVDAVIGKATLSTLQRRLDAIEKAKADVAAAAVGGGGSVAAPQAPGLDALPIAEWLPWAAGALILAWALWRAWQYRDVLAAKLQRIFPGISRILRRF
- a CDS encoding DUF2730 family protein: MVIDLDLFMKLASFGLSIGAMVYAFFANRQKGNDERFEVGSKRMDRHELRIQALEQSIRILPTRDDIHELQLMLARLNGNMERMDAHMGGQQEIIKRLELVVARQEDHLLKGQKG
- a CDS encoding VpaChn25_0724 family phage protein codes for the protein MSYADELREHARIAILRLLEDAPRYTSNVSMMTDLLRRLGIGYTRDQVAGEIRWLEEQGLLTSEDLSGFIIATATVRGIEVAQGIVTYPGVQRPRPGA
- a CDS encoding phage protein Gp27 family protein, coding for MPVPAKLDLMPEELRTWLREALEARGFGDIVSVTEELNFRLQEQGLELSVGKTAVGKFSKALKDQREAFSLAETLLSDMDIEAEGEMHKVLMQMIATSAVHMMQAVREDDGHLEPKDLMNLGRMLKDLMSSSGMREKLLADERARVSRLAKEEAAESIEQNARQLGLTAATVAGIKSQILGVQA
- a CDS encoding DUF6527 family protein, with translation MIRAIHFADIGEFRKGRVSGSVLFTNHVDHPNEQGTLLFFCPCGCGAQNRITVGEGFKPNIHAPSWHWDGNRVDPTLKPSVNVEGHWHGWLRGGYWEVC
- a CDS encoding terminase large subunit domain-containing protein, with protein sequence MAEALTDAEWDELRAESRQTLPEALDASRGLPAVLLRYQAKLLATTAVTQLVVCEKSRRIGMTWAVAADATLTAGSQRAAGGMDVLYIGYNLDMAREFIDTCAMWARAFIPAASGVEEFLFKDQGEGGEDKDINAFRIKFASGYEIVALTSKPRSLRGRQGFVIFDEAAFHDELAELLKAAMALLMWGGKVLVISTHDGADNPFNLLVRDIRSGERAGEVVTVTFEDAIEDGLYERIALTTGKSDTAEAKQAWIDSIMAFYGQDADEELHCIPKAGSGVWLSAPLIEARMTAEAPVLTLELPGDYLQRTDADRAELMRPFMAELEAALSLLDLEPHYAAGFDFARVADLSVLSLLSIEKNLHRREALSIELRNVPGQEQIAIVGDVLSSVRPRLLGAAFDATGMGWIVAEEMGRRFGLRENEDSGGLIWAIKFSEDWYRQHMPPLKKAFEDGTLWLGPSDDHVTDLRIVRELRGVPRVPPVRTGEKGLKRHGDYAIGLALAHFASRMRWVQYDYRAVSAPTSAGDVPDEAYAPRPWYRQPLGAGLRGGI
- a CDS encoding DUF935 domain-containing protein, with the protein product MVNRPQLVDQWGRPVKRAELRKEVSAPTLSGVRSPISGYPGNGLTPDRLAVILREADAGDPIRYLELAETIEERDPHYAGVIATRKRSVSQVEMTVEDGGETSHDLEMAQMVRDWLDRDELADETFHILDAIGKGYSFTEIIWDTSMGQWMPERLEYRDPRWFRFARHDLSTPMMIGETGQEEEMEAFKFIHARIAAKSGLALRSGLARLATWNWMFKAYTQRDWAIFTQTYGQPIRIGKYGPGADQKDQDTLFRAVANIGGDCAAIIPDSMMIEFVEAKSIGSSTDHYERRADWLDKQISKAVLGQTATTDAETGGLGSGKEHREVQKDIETADCRALAAILNRDLIRPWIDLEYGPQKRYPRLRIARPEPEDLKAFSDAIAPMIDRGLRVSASDVLDKFGMREAPASAKILTPMAATAAQPHPETGGSGAVPPESAVQYPFNTRLGQPGPRAPLQTQTRSTGLSEPLGVSVDRLQQEAAPDIERMLEQIEVMLEAATSLDEAKAMLLEAYPDLESDGLADLFAEAFLAAEAGGRALIEAEAEEADG
- a CDS encoding phage head morphogenesis protein translates to MAELSGVFRRPFAQQVAAFRLRLRNLVSTSRWDDLRKGQHDRGFMVAGALKADLLADLATAVDKAISEGTTLDEFRRDFRAIVEKRGWHGWTGEGTEVGEAWRTRVIYRTNMRTSYMAGRYAQLTEGNFALWVYFHGGSTEPRLNHLAWNGIALPPDHPFWGERFPPNGWGCSCYVSGARTAAGVRRLGGDPDKALPDDWKSIDPKTGEPQGVGKGWGYAPGANTVEEIIRLAGEKAVALPPELARPFLQELLERFEDTELARALRELLDRLG
- a CDS encoding phage virion morphogenesis protein; this encodes MIRVDLTTNEISAALKRVSDALSDLSPLMQDIGEYMVKSTKDNFADAESPDGKKWAPRKQSTMDAYARRKDTPGPTPLIGPTKSLSGTISYEASGDSVEWGSKMIYAAVQQFGAEAGEFGARMGVNKKGQRFFMPIPWGNIPARPFLGIGREQELEVMELVAEHLANAAR
- a CDS encoding phage protease → MTDTVLIPLSALELPGASAAGPVPEWIHLVPKGRFKARDGRGPWSYQDAAATIEESFRRRAKLHVDLNHSTETAAKLGLEAPAVGYITEMEERENGIWGRVDWTSRGTELLSDRAYWGVSPVIEFDERTREVRAIARAALTNDPSVANLTPLSTKETDMFLSKVAKSLGLSEDASEEDVLAALEKAKDPTEVPNEALSTIGSALGIEGEASLTAILATASGLRSASTDQGQALAALQTEVTELREGNKKRDAEAFVDQAIRDKRVGVKASRENYVALHMENPQRARDLIAALPTLGASPTSIEPPKPADGQAALSTEQRQIADLIGVDPAAMQKTLREEESQQ
- a CDS encoding Mu-like prophage major head subunit gpT family protein — translated: MFITSTAVAALRAGFKTEFQRALGEAPTMRDRVAMTIRSNTGENTYGWLKQMSGMTEWIGPRQIDGMSEAGYTIRNKHFQKSVEVNRNDIEDDNLGVYTPMFTMMGEAAGSYPEQLVWNLLKAGFETECWDGQNFFDTDHPITGEDGEETVFSNSGGGSGTPWFLLCTNRALKPVILQERKPITFTSKDRDTDDNVFTNNTFVYGADWRGNVGFGVPQMAYGSKQTLDATSYGAAYAAVEGMKGDGGRPLGLKPNLLVVPPSLRSAAQKLLNSEYAAGGESNEWKGTAELLVVPWLA